In the Euphorbia lathyris chromosome 5, ddEupLath1.1, whole genome shotgun sequence genome, one interval contains:
- the LOC136229420 gene encoding homeobox-leucine zipper protein ATHB-6-like: MKRSLGSSDSLGALMSICPNSDEQSPRNSNHVYGREFQSMFDGLDEDADVCTVEESGHKKRRLSVDQVKALEKNFEVENKLEPERKVKLAQELGLQPRQVAVWFQNRRARWKTKQLERDYGVLKANYDSLKGNYDSLRQDNEALLKEIRELKGKLNEDHNMTESIVSVKEEIITAESDDKDDEPPLILGSLAGLGKTTSDLNYETLTDRNTSNGSGIATLFPDLKDGSSDSDSSAILNEDNSPNPAISSSGEIQENQQLVMSPPAASTSSFNFFQFTKTTAYPPSQFVKMEEHNFFSSEEACNFFSDEQPPSLQWYCNDQWN; encoded by the exons ATGAAGAGATCACTTGGCAGCTCTGATTCCCTTGGTGCTTTGATGTCAATCTGCCCAAACTCAG ATGAGCAGAGTCCAAGAAACAGCAACCATGTTTATGGAAGGGAATTTCAGTCCATGTTTGATGGGTTAGATGAAGATGCAGATGTCTGTACTGTTGAAGAATCTGGTCACAAGAAAAGACGATTAAGTGTAGATCAAGTGAAAGCCTTGGAGAAAAACTTCGAAGTCGAAAACAAACTTGAACCTGAAAGAAAGGTCAAGTTAGCTCAAGAACTTGGCCTTCAACCGAGACAAGTCGCTGTTTGGTTCCAGAATCGCCGTGCACGGTGGAAAACTAAGCAATTGGAAAGAGATTACGGTGTTCTTAAAGCCAACTACGATTCACTTAAGGGCAATTACGACTCTCTCCGACAAGACAATGAAGCTCTACTCAAAGAG ATAAGAGAGCTCAAGGGGAAGCTGAATGAAGATCACAACATGACGGAGAGTATCGTTTCAGTTAAAGAAGAGATCATTACGGCGGAATCTGATGACAAAGACGATGAACCACCCTTGATTCTGGGCTCTCTGGCGGGTTTGGGAAAGACGACGAGCGACCTCAATTACGAGACCTTAACAGACAGAAACACTAGCAATGGATCGGGAATAGCAACTCTTTTCCCGGACTTGAAAGATGGGTCATCGGATAGCGATTCCAGCGCTATTCTGAACGAGGATAACAGTCCAAATCCGGCAATTTCATCATCTGGAGAGATTCAAGAAAATCAACAGTTAGTAATGTCTCCTCCGGCAGCGTCTACATCATCGTTCAACTTTTTCCAGTTCACAAAAACGACCGCGTATCCGCCAAGCCAGTTTGTGAAGATGGAAGAACACAATTTCTTTAGCAGTGAAGAGGCTTGCAATTTCTTCTCCGACGAGCAACCTCCTAGTCTTCAGTGGTACTGTAACGATCAAtggaattaa